A section of the Patescibacteria group bacterium genome encodes:
- a CDS encoding TVP38/TMEM64 family protein: MQNINIGLRKNYATILFFTFIALALLSLFLNEPIYYLEQFIGDNYIISSITFIVLMFVATVIAPIAVLPIVPTVALVLGPLPTAMYSIVGWTAGAVVAFLIARHLGRPALARFVSLDEISKYEKYIPLNAEFWWIVILRMIIPVDILSYAIGFLSRISVGKYILATLIGVTPFSFVFAYLGIAFIQKQYFLLVLFLVIALFIFSLAYILIIKRK, encoded by the coding sequence ATGCAGAATATAAATATTGGTTTGCGAAAGAATTACGCTACTATTTTATTTTTTACTTTTATTGCCCTTGCACTACTCTCATTGTTTTTAAATGAACCTATCTATTACTTGGAGCAATTTATAGGAGATAATTATATTATAAGTTCAATTACTTTTATCGTACTGATGTTTGTTGCAACAGTTATTGCTCCGATTGCAGTGTTGCCAATAGTTCCAACAGTTGCACTTGTGCTTGGCCCACTACCGACAGCGATGTATAGCATAGTAGGGTGGACTGCGGGAGCCGTTGTTGCCTTTTTAATTGCGCGACATCTAGGCAGACCTGCACTTGCTCGTTTTGTGTCACTTGATGAAATATCCAAGTATGAAAAGTACATACCCTTAAATGCGGAATTTTGGTGGATTGTGATACTTCGTATGATTATCCCAGTTGATATACTCAGTTACGCCATAGGATTTCTCAGCAGAATATCGGTGGGGAAGTACATTCTCGCTACACTCATCGGGGTCACTCCTTTTTCATTTGTTTTTGCATACCTTGGAATAGCATTCATACAGAAACAATATTTTCTATTGGTATTATTTTTAGTTATTGCACTTTTTATATTCAGTTTGGCGTACATACTCATTATAAAAAGGAAGTAA
- a CDS encoding CopG family transcriptional regulator → MVSYSAYIAWTISSSKWSGIMVKKKQPPPSKIKYDKSHPTISIRVSQDLKIQLDEIRETSGKSIGDILREAVGAQDVSVKDAWKRGVSHGKGLYGVNYKCSVCGGNLIIDTADEKKAASILIQSYYLLKDLGKYG, encoded by the coding sequence GTGGTATCATATTCCGCGTACATAGCGTGGACTATATCAAGTAGTAAATGGAGTGGAATTATGGTAAAGAAAAAACAGCCGCCACCGTCAAAGATTAAATATGATAAAAGCCATCCTACCATCAGCATACGAGTGAGCCAGGATTTAAAAATACAGCTAGACGAAATTAGAGAGACGAGCGGTAAAAGCATAGGTGATATCTTAAGGGAAGCAGTGGGTGCTCAAGACGTATCTGTCAAAGATGCATGGAAGCGAGGCGTCAGCCATGGTAAAGGACTTTATGGCGTGAATTACAAATGCTCGGTTTGTGGTGGAAATCTGATTATTGATACCGCAGATGAAAAGAAAGCTGCCAGTATCTTAATTCAAAGCTATTATCTTCTAAAAGATTTAGGGAAATACGGATAG